In Oncorhynchus gorbuscha isolate QuinsamMale2020 ecotype Even-year linkage group LG02, OgorEven_v1.0, whole genome shotgun sequence, a single genomic region encodes these proteins:
- the LOC123990648 gene encoding protein POF1B-like: protein MAMYDLVLREVEEVKEEMVNIVKENVVKRVIESVSQVGIKSEVKEVVPVVKMDTRFFGELLAEVYRKNCDIHTCISEHVAKIRGRKHLLDPSNDYKVKRDDIEALIPKGASELTKQQLRYLLQTRMTADKTMRLLLTTFSSLREELIHMSEDLRRLESEKESLERDLSFKADQAEQYDRLLEAIRENNRQLQISLKETSSSQRTLETQLLSSRTTDSNRDFRIKELEGSYRALEKENEILKQKLAGQCSSSTIQMNTEELSRQYSEQLAALRQEKDKELQSLRSQLTRITAEYTTERSGDKSLHLRITQLLTTLEQREVIIKRQEEDIRLLQQEKKRDSSKNVTTTTITKRYRNQYPLLGLLTDDYNSTSPVKDTKTIVIESRTGEMIKQEGELGTLTGLLLFGPVRSWARVRRVRRACDERMMDGT from the exons ATGGCCATGTACGACCTTGTGCTACGT gaggtggaggaggttaAAGAGGAGATGGTGAACATCGTTAAGGAGAATGTGGTGAAGAGGGTGATAGAGAGCGTGTCTCAGGTGGGGATAAAGAGTGAGGTGAAGGAGGTAGTGCCCGTGGTGAAGATGGACACACGTTTCTTCGGAGAGCTGCTGGCGGAGGTTTACAGGAAGAACTGTGACATCCACACCTGCATCTCAGAACACGTGGCCAAGATACGTGGAAG GAAACACCTCTTAGATCCCAGTAATGACTACAAG GTAAAGAGAGATGACATTGAGGCCCTGATCCCCAAAGGAGCATCTGAGCTGACCAAACAGCAGCTCCGCTACCTGCTGCAG ACCCGTATGACAGCAGACAAGACCATGCGTCTCCTTCTGACTACCTTCAGCAGCCTGAGGGAGGAGCTGATCCACATGTCAGAGGATCTGAGG cGTCTGGAGAGTGAGAAGGAGTCCCTGGAGAGAGACCTGAGCTTCAAGGCTGACCAGGCTGAGCAGTATGACCGCCTCCTAGAGGCCATacgagagaacaacagacagctacag aTATCTCTGAAGGAGACCAGCTCCAGCCAGCGGACCCTGGAGACTCAGCTCCTGAGCAGCCGCACTACAGACTCAAACAGGGACTTTCGCATCAAAGAACTGGAGGGGAGCTACCGAGCCCTGGAGAAGGAGAACGAGATACTCAAACAGAAG TTGGCTGGCCAGTGTAGCAGTAGCACCATTCAGATGAATACAGAGGAGCTGTCACGTCAGTACTCAGAGCAGCTAGCTGCCCTGCGCCAGGAGAAGGACAAGGAACTGCAGAGCCTCAGG TCCCAGCTGACGCGGATCACCGCAGAGTACACCACGGAGAGGTCAGGTGACAAGAGCCTGCATCTCCGCATCACACAGCTGCTGACAACACTGGAGCAGCGGGAGGTCATCATCAAACGTCAGGAGGAG GACATCCGGCTGTTGcagcaggagaagaagagagacagctcCAAGAACGTCACCACGACCACTATCACCAAAAG GTACAGGAACCAGTACCCCCTCCTGGGCCTGCTAACTGATGACTACAATTCCACATCGCCTGTCAAGGATACCAAGACCATCGTAATCGAGAGCCGGACGGGGGAGATGATCAAACAG GAGGGAGAGCTCGGGACCCTCACTGGGCTGTTACTATTTGGCCCTGTCAGAAGCTGGGCAAGGGTCCGTCGTGTGAGGAGAGCCTGTGATGAGAGGATGATGGATGGAACTTGA